The proteins below are encoded in one region of Reichenbachiella sp. 5M10:
- a CDS encoding transposase: MEKELLSLLLPEGMLDYFEVVSMRLKDKTYFIYLEEKNIHPQQFKGDKLTSKGFFDEVSIQDFPLRGKPCYLKIKRRKWLNEATGKNVSRDWKMVATGTRMTEEFALFLKRNSWIPSL, encoded by the coding sequence TTGGAAAAGGAGTTATTGAGTCTGTTGTTACCTGAGGGTATGTTGGATTATTTCGAAGTAGTGTCCATGAGGCTAAAGGATAAAACGTATTTCATTTATTTGGAAGAGAAGAATATCCACCCTCAGCAGTTCAAAGGAGATAAATTGACCTCCAAAGGATTCTTTGATGAGGTTTCCATTCAAGATTTTCCTCTTCGCGGCAAGCCCTGCTATCTTAAGATCAAGCGTAGGAAGTGGCTCAATGAGGCTACTGGCAAAAATGTAAGCAGGGATTGGAAAATGGTAGCAACAGGTACGCGGATGACAGAGGAATTCGCGCTTTTTTTAAAACGGAACTCCTGGATTCCAAGCCTATAA
- the gatC gene encoding Asp-tRNA(Asn)/Glu-tRNA(Gln) amidotransferase subunit GatC: MAIEIGTVRKLSNLARLELSEDQELKMSKDLGDILEWVEQLEEVDTENVDALGNVNEDEVPLRGDVADNFFENGETTKNAPESTDNYFVVPKVLS; the protein is encoded by the coding sequence ATGGCGATAGAAATAGGAACGGTTCGTAAGCTGTCTAATTTGGCTAGACTTGAGTTGTCAGAGGATCAAGAACTCAAAATGAGTAAGGATTTAGGTGATATATTGGAATGGGTAGAGCAATTGGAAGAGGTAGATACGGAGAATGTGGATGCCTTGGGCAATGTGAATGAGGATGAGGTGCCTTTGCGAGGGGATGTTGCTGATAACTTTTTCGAAAATGGAGAAACCACAAAGAATGCTCCTGAGAGCACTGATAATTATTTCGTGGTTCCTAAAGTTTTAAGTTGA